One stretch of Punica granatum isolate Tunisia-2019 chromosome 5, ASM765513v2, whole genome shotgun sequence DNA includes these proteins:
- the LOC116208307 gene encoding cullin-1: MNDRKTIDLDQGWDFMQKGITKLKNFLEGLPEPQFSSEDYMMLYTTIYNMCTQKPPHDYSQQLYDKYKESFEEYINSTVLPSLREKHDEFMLRELVKRWANHKVMVRWLSRFFHYLDRYFIARRSLPPLNEVGLTCFRDLVYQELYAKVRDAVITLIDQEREGEQIDRALLKNVLDIFVEIGMGQMERYERDFEDDMLNDTAAYYSRKASSWILEDSCPDYMLKAEECLKREKDRVSHYLHSSSEPKLLEKVQHELLAVYANQLLEKEHSGCHALLRDDKVEDLSRMFRLFSKIPRGLDPVANMFKQHVTAEGTALVKQAEDAAANKKAEKKDVVGLQEQVFVRKVIELHDKYLAYVNACFQNHSLFHKALKEAFEVFCNKGVAGSSSAELLATFCDNILKKGGSEKLSDEAIEETLEKVVKLLAYISDKDLFAEFYRKKLARRLLFDKSANDDHERSILTKLKQQCGGQFTSKMEGMVTDLTLARENQTSFEEYLSNNPNANPGLDLTVTVLTTGFWPSYKSFDLNLPAEMVRCVEIFKEFYQTKTSHRKLTWIYSLGTCNLIGKFDQKPVELIVTTYQAAALLLFNSSDRLSYSEIMTQLNLSDDDVVRLLHSLSCAKYKILNKEPNTKTIAPTDHFEFNSKFTDKMRRIKIPLPPVDEKKKVIEDVDKDRRYAIDASIVRIMKSRKVLGHQQLVMECVEQLGRMFKPDFKAIKKRIEDLITRDYLERDKDNPNLFRYLA; encoded by the exons ATGAACGATAGGAAGACGATTGACTTGGACCAAGGATGGGATTTCATGCAGAAGGGCATCACCAAGCTCAAGAACTTCTTAGAGGGTCTGCCCGAGCCTCAATTCAGCTCGGAGGACTACATGATGCTCTACAC CACAATCTATAACATGTGCACTCAGAAACCGCCCCATGATTACTCTCAACAGCTCTATGACAAGTACAAGGAGTCTTTTGAGGAGTACATCAATTCTACG GTCTTGCCTTCACTGAGAGAGAAACATGATGAGTTCATGCTGAGAGAACTTGTCAAGAGGTGGGCAAACCATAAGGTTATGGTTAGGTGGCTCTCCCGTTTCTTCCACTATCTGGATCGTTACTTCATTGCTCGGAGGTCGCTTCCTCCTCTTAATGAAGTTGGGCTCACTTGCTTCCGTGACCTG gtATATCAGGAGCTCTATGCCAAAGTTAGGGATGCTGTAATCACCCTG ATTGATCAAGAACGCGAGGGAGAACAAATTGACAGAGCTCTATTGAAGAATGTTCTGGACATATTTGTTGAGATTGGTATGGGACAAATGGAACGTTATGAGCGTGATTTTGAAGATGACATGCTTAACGATACAGCTGCCTATTATTCCCGAAAGGCTTCTAGTTGGATCTTGGAAGACTCTTGTCCAGACTACATGCTGAAG GCTGAAGAGTGTCTGAAACGTGAAAAGGATAGGGTGTCTCATTATTTGCACTCAAGTAGTGAACCGAAGTTACTCGAG AAAGTTCAACATGAGCTGTTGGCTGTTTATGCAAATCAATTACTTGAGAAGGAGCACTCAGGATGCCATGCATTGCTTAGAGATGACAAG GTGGAAGACTTGTCCAGAATGTTCAGGCTTTTCTCGAAGATACCACGGGGTTTGGATCCTGTTGCAAACATGTTTAAACAG CATGTTACTGCCGAAGGCACTGCCTTGGTCAAACAAGCTGAAGATGCTGCAGCCAACAAAAAG GCTGAGAAGAAGGATGTGGTTGGTCTTCAGGAACAG GTTTTCGTGAGAAAAGTAATTGAGCTCCATGATAAGTACCTAGCATACGTCAACGCTTGTTTCCAGAATCACTCACTTTTCCACAAG GCGCTCAAGGAAGCCTTTGAGGTCTTCTGCAACAAGGGAGTTGCTGGAAGCTCGAGTGCAGAATTGCTAGCAACCTTCTGCGACAACATTCTTAAAAAGGGCGGCAGTGAGAAATTGAGTGATGAAGCCATTGAGGAAACACTTGAGAAG GTGGTAAAGCTGCTTGCCTACATCAGTGATAAGGATCTGTTTGCTGAGTTCTACCG GAAAAAGCTTGCTAGGAGACTTCTTTTTGACAAGAGTGCTAATGATGATCATGAGAGGAGTATTTTGACCAAGCTAAAGCAGCAATGTGGTGGTCAGTTCACCTCGAAGATGGAGGGGATG GTTACTGATTTGACCTTGGCAAGAGAGAATCAGACCAGCTTTGAAGAATATCTCAGCAACAACCCTAATGCGAATCCCGGGCTTGATTTAACAGTGACGGTTCTTACGACCGGCTTTTGGCCAAGTTACAAGTCCTTTGATCTAAACCTACCGGCAGAGATG GTACGGTGTGTGGAGATTTTTAAGGAATTCTATCAAACAAAAACAAGTCACAGGAAACTCACATGGATATATTCGCTTGGTACTTGTAATCTCATTGGTAAATTCGATCAGAAACCTGTGGAGCTGATAGTAACGACATATCAG GCTGCTGCCTTGCTGCTATTCAACTCCTCAGACAGATTGAGCTACTCGGAGATCATGACGCAATTAAATCTGAGTGACGATGATGTTGTGAGGCTCCTTCACTCCTTGTCTTGTGCCAAATATAAGATCCTCAATAAAGAGCCTAACACAAAGACAATAGCTCCTACTGACCACTTTGAATTTAACTCCAAATTTACTGACAAAATGAGGAGGATCAAG ATTCCGCTTCCACCGGTAgatgagaagaagaaagtaATCGAGGATGTGGACAAGGACAGGAGGTATGCAATTGATGCCTCGATTGTGCGCATCATGAAGAGTAGGAAAGTTTTAGGTCACCAACAGTTGGTCATGGAATGTGTCGAGCAGTTGGGTCGCATGTTTAAG CCGGACTTCAAAGCAATCAAGAAGAGGATCGAGGATCTGATCACTCGTGACTATCTCGAGCGGGACAAGGACAATCCGAACTTGTTCAGGTACCTTGCCTGA
- the LOC116206873 gene encoding protein SRG1 isoform X2 gives MSPVLTSPIKVGHIDDVQELRKCKPTVIPERFVRDMTERPVTACSAQDVPVINISKLGDGEKEISRLADACENWGFFQVVDHGIDFDLLERIEKVGMEFFMLPVEEKQRYAMAPGTVQGYGQAFVFSEDQKLDWCNMFALGLEPRYIRNPKLWPRRPAHFSETVETYSTEIRKLCANLLKYIAMSLGLKGNVFQEMFGSAVQAVRMNYYPPCPRPDLVLGLSPHSDGSAITVLQQGKGNSVGLQIFKDDKWVPVLPLPNALVINIGDTLEVLTNGKYKSVEHRAVTHEDKDRLSIVTFYAPSYEVELGPMAELVDENNPCKYKRYNHGEYNKHYITNKLEGKKTLEFAKIRPENSN, from the exons ATGTCTCCGGTGCTGACCTCGCCGATCAAGGTCGGTCACATCGATGATGTCCAGGAGCTGAGGAAGTGTAAGCCGACGGTGATACCAGAACGGTTCGTCCGTGACATGACCGAGAGGCCTGTCACTGCTTGCTCGGCCCAGGATGTTCCCGTAATAAATATTTCTAAGCTTGGGGATGGCGAAAAGGAAATATCACGGCTTGCTGATGCCTGCGAGAACTGGGGATTCTTCCAG GTGGTGGATCATGGCATTGATTTCGACTTGCTGGAAAGGATAGAGAAGGTGGGAATGGAGTTCTTCATGCTGCCAGTAGAGGAGAAACAGAGGTATGCTATGGCCCCGGGGACGGTTCAGGGTTATGGGCAGGCCTTCGTGTTCTCGGAGGACCAAAAACTCGACTGGTGCAACATGTTTGCACTTGGACTGGAGCCCCGCTACATAAGGAACCCGAAACTGTGGCCCAGAAGGCCGGCTCATTTCAG TGAGACCGTGGAGACATACTCTACCGAGATAAGGAAGCTATGCGCGAACTTGCTGAAGTACATAGCCATGAGCCTTGGGCTCAAAGGCAACGTGTTCCAGGAGATGTTTGGGTCAGCGGTTCAGGCGGTGAGAATGAATTACTACCCACCTTGCCCGAGGCCTGACCTCGTGTTGGGCTTGAGCCCGCATTCGGACGGAAGCGCGATCACGGTGCTGCAGCAGGGGAAGGGCAACTCTGTGGGGCTTCAAATCTTCAAAGATGATAAGTGGGTTCCTGTTCTGCCTCTCCCCAATGCACTTGTGATCAACATTGGAGACACGCTTGAG GTTCTCACGAATGGGAAGTACAAGAGCGTGGAGCATAGAGCAGTGACGCACGAAGACAAGGACCGACTTTCGATAGTCACATTCTACGCCCCGAGCTACGAGGTGGAGTTGGGGCCAATGGCAGAGCTAGTGGACGAAAACAACCCATGCAAGTACAAAAGGTACAATCATGGAGAGTATAACAAACACTACATAACCAACAAGCTCGAAGGCAAGAAGACCCTTGAGTTCGCCAAGATTCGTCCAGAGAACTCAAACTGA
- the LOC116206873 gene encoding protein SRG1 isoform X1 produces MSPVLTSPIKVGHIDDVQELRKCKPTVIPERFVRDMTERPVTACSAQDVPVINISKLGDGEKEISRLADACENWGFFQVVDHGIDFDLLERIEKVGMEFFMLPVEEKQRYAMAPGTVQGYGQAFVFSEDQKLDWCNMFALGLEPRYIRNPKLWPRRPAHFSETVETYSTEIRKLCANLLKYIAMSLGLKGNVFQEMFGSAVQAVRMNYYPPCPRPDLVLGLSPHSDGSAITVLQQGKGNSVGLQIFKDDKWVPVLPLPNALVINIGDTLEKTGGQCPRLHFEKLFSLIKSVLTNGKYKSVEHRAVTHEDKDRLSIVTFYAPSYEVELGPMAELVDENNPCKYKRYNHGEYNKHYITNKLEGKKTLEFAKIRPENSN; encoded by the exons ATGTCTCCGGTGCTGACCTCGCCGATCAAGGTCGGTCACATCGATGATGTCCAGGAGCTGAGGAAGTGTAAGCCGACGGTGATACCAGAACGGTTCGTCCGTGACATGACCGAGAGGCCTGTCACTGCTTGCTCGGCCCAGGATGTTCCCGTAATAAATATTTCTAAGCTTGGGGATGGCGAAAAGGAAATATCACGGCTTGCTGATGCCTGCGAGAACTGGGGATTCTTCCAG GTGGTGGATCATGGCATTGATTTCGACTTGCTGGAAAGGATAGAGAAGGTGGGAATGGAGTTCTTCATGCTGCCAGTAGAGGAGAAACAGAGGTATGCTATGGCCCCGGGGACGGTTCAGGGTTATGGGCAGGCCTTCGTGTTCTCGGAGGACCAAAAACTCGACTGGTGCAACATGTTTGCACTTGGACTGGAGCCCCGCTACATAAGGAACCCGAAACTGTGGCCCAGAAGGCCGGCTCATTTCAG TGAGACCGTGGAGACATACTCTACCGAGATAAGGAAGCTATGCGCGAACTTGCTGAAGTACATAGCCATGAGCCTTGGGCTCAAAGGCAACGTGTTCCAGGAGATGTTTGGGTCAGCGGTTCAGGCGGTGAGAATGAATTACTACCCACCTTGCCCGAGGCCTGACCTCGTGTTGGGCTTGAGCCCGCATTCGGACGGAAGCGCGATCACGGTGCTGCAGCAGGGGAAGGGCAACTCTGTGGGGCTTCAAATCTTCAAAGATGATAAGTGGGTTCCTGTTCTGCCTCTCCCCAATGCACTTGTGATCAACATTGGAGACACGCTTGAG aaaacagGAGGACAATGCCCGAGGCTGCACTTCGAAAAGTTGTTTTCCTTGATAAAAAGT GTTCTCACGAATGGGAAGTACAAGAGCGTGGAGCATAGAGCAGTGACGCACGAAGACAAGGACCGACTTTCGATAGTCACATTCTACGCCCCGAGCTACGAGGTGGAGTTGGGGCCAATGGCAGAGCTAGTGGACGAAAACAACCCATGCAAGTACAAAAGGTACAATCATGGAGAGTATAACAAACACTACATAACCAACAAGCTCGAAGGCAAGAAGACCCTTGAGTTCGCCAAGATTCGTCCAGAGAACTCAAACTGA